The following proteins come from a genomic window of Candidatus Neomarinimicrobiota bacterium:
- a CDS encoding T9SS type A sorting domain-containing protein, with product MKINLNTTLVLSLLFGLNFGLAQDCPADSSYHVDSRTQISDGIGGMIENPTFGDTIATGLCACIDFKATLDGNENSVTLTVFITDHEPVRGVEINIYNDQSTLISNNMSEPFVDADGDNSYDSGEDFTDWDGNGNWTSQLYSKGSKLTNLENEDGTSASSSAMQLIANDMGGYIKIMAYNTSQVQTQGDGTQGELFSITFGLPSGQVALPDNISFGMGMPNVPGTTNENSLLNVVCSYPDTNNMTSFSSDFLSIAELGGIPNTFALDQNYPNPFNPTTLISFDLPQFQHDVKLTVYNLLGHRVAELYNGSANPGRFQVEWNGLDSYGQTVASGMYFYELKTGEFTARKKMILLR from the coding sequence ATGAAAATTAATCTCAATACTACTTTAGTTTTAAGTCTATTGTTTGGGTTGAACTTTGGTTTGGCACAGGATTGTCCCGCGGACTCCTCTTATCATGTAGATAGCCGTACTCAAATTTCGGACGGCATTGGTGGTATGATAGAAAATCCAACTTTTGGAGATACAATAGCAACAGGACTTTGCGCCTGCATAGATTTTAAAGCAACACTAGATGGGAATGAGAATTCGGTTACCTTAACAGTTTTTATAACTGATCACGAACCGGTTCGAGGTGTTGAAATAAACATTTACAACGATCAGAGCACACTCATCTCTAACAATATGAGCGAACCATTTGTGGATGCTGATGGTGATAATAGTTATGATAGCGGTGAAGATTTTACAGACTGGGACGGCAATGGTAATTGGACCTCGCAACTTTATTCAAAGGGTTCGAAACTGACTAATTTGGAAAATGAAGATGGCACGTCTGCCAGTTCTTCCGCGATGCAGCTCATTGCAAATGACATGGGTGGTTATATTAAAATAATGGCATATAACACAAGTCAGGTTCAAACGCAAGGTGACGGGACGCAAGGTGAATTGTTTTCCATTACGTTTGGTTTACCCAGCGGACAAGTCGCACTTCCGGACAATATCAGTTTTGGAATGGGCATGCCGAATGTTCCGGGGACCACGAATGAAAATAGTCTGCTAAATGTGGTGTGCAGTTATCCCGATACGAATAATATGACATCCTTCAGTTCCGATTTTCTTTCCATCGCGGAGTTAGGTGGCATACCGAATACATTTGCGCTTGATCAAAATTATCCGAATCCGTTCAATCCAACTACGCTGATTTCATTTGATCTTCCCCAGTTTCAGCATGATGTAAAACTCACCGTTTACAATCTACTTGGCCACCGCGTTGCCGAACTCTATAACGGTTCTGCTAATCCCGGAAGGTTTCAGGTAGAGTGGAATGGTTTGGATTCTTATGGACAGACCGTGGCATCCGGAATGTATTTTTATGAATTGAAAACGGGTGAATTCACTGCCAGAAAGAAAATGATATTGCTGCGTTAA
- a CDS encoding T9SS type A sorting domain-containing protein has protein sequence MTEVRKILLVFFAAGILAAEHPVSLIQADLEKGYISEIEAVELKARALFLNETLPEKYQVADATPLKCGLPFHQDALDHLDELPFDLQNGLVNSSTTSSTRTNRVIYTSSGGLFRISYSTSGSDAVSNYDGNNNGTPDYIEDMGDYFDDAIDWVTTNSWHNPLDYTGNSQFIVTVENLSGVYGYVPGNSYHQIWMDNSLSDRYNKLTGCHELFHLVQHSYSVSSSWFKEASSMWIEEKMYDSLDGYEGYESAFQTKPHYSLDTFLSGELYQYGAVLWNFYIEENFGAQAIKLVWEKPIGNAISAANSYFQDEGTSLSAEFPKFTAWNYYTGSRANGTYEGGQYEEASNLTPGSHAGTYTNQISNFTPTTLNLPDHLGTNYVRVNRSGSSGHLLVEFDGDASRDWHLQIFTRAGSNYDGTEITVDGNGDALYVLNDWANYSSVTINPTVLNTTGSNAQYILNVNPITTLVLLGAVTSVVSGSDTYPDPGETVSLTVSFSNYGNPVYNATATLSTTNPNVSIVDGTTASIDIATNGTASNANDPFEISINSDAPSGVVEFSINLSGGSTNYVTEDWSMNVGLPGVLLVDDDNSGSTQEVIVDALDAMGSSYEVKDRASSAISSMNLNSRNLVIWNTGSVNSSALSQEERSAIKGFLDAGKSLFLVGDHLAQQLDGTNLLNDYLNMHFGGTRSSTTWLKGVTGDPLGVTSSNWALITADASGIDSVATKGDPRSHISFYINGDDDHGGILRYSSVDYQAVFASFKLDRVNATNSSFMEPVDVATKILEYLTSAVSYPTAVSLSSPSTGTSQTLENDDDAIDFIWSGETSDVTYTFYLSSSATKIDPLYIEDNVSGGTLSLSYQEMVDNFGFVENQTVYWGVSSEKDMEVSVSELSSLTFTVSQNVGVESGGTVPTVFSVGSNYPNPFNPQTHFDVGIPETGLLKASIIDMNGREVSLLANEIFQPGNHRFTWNGKDNNNFASPTGVYIIHIRYNGEMRSQKIVLLK, from the coding sequence ATGACAGAAGTACGAAAAATATTACTGGTCTTTTTCGCCGCGGGAATTCTCGCGGCAGAGCATCCGGTTAGCTTGATTCAAGCAGACCTTGAGAAGGGATATATCAGCGAGATTGAGGCCGTAGAACTAAAGGCGCGTGCCCTATTCTTAAATGAAACACTTCCGGAAAAATATCAAGTTGCTGATGCAACTCCCTTAAAATGTGGACTCCCTTTTCATCAGGATGCCTTAGATCATTTGGATGAACTTCCATTTGATCTTCAAAACGGGCTGGTGAATTCTTCAACGACATCGTCAACCAGAACAAACCGTGTGATTTATACATCTTCCGGCGGATTATTTAGAATTTCGTATTCTACCAGTGGTTCGGATGCTGTTTCTAATTATGATGGAAATAACAATGGAACGCCGGATTACATTGAAGACATGGGCGACTATTTTGATGATGCAATCGACTGGGTTACAACAAACAGTTGGCACAACCCACTCGACTATACCGGAAATTCACAATTTATTGTAACGGTAGAAAATTTAAGTGGTGTGTACGGCTACGTTCCTGGAAATTCCTATCATCAGATTTGGATGGACAACAGTCTCTCTGATCGATATAATAAACTCACCGGATGCCATGAGCTCTTTCACTTGGTTCAGCATTCCTATTCTGTATCCAGTTCATGGTTTAAGGAAGCGTCCTCCATGTGGATTGAAGAAAAAATGTACGATTCGTTGGATGGATATGAAGGGTACGAAAGCGCCTTCCAAACTAAACCTCATTACAGTCTTGATACATTTCTCAGTGGAGAATTATATCAGTATGGTGCCGTTCTATGGAATTTTTACATCGAAGAAAATTTTGGAGCGCAGGCGATTAAATTGGTTTGGGAAAAACCAATCGGAAATGCTATTTCTGCTGCCAATTCTTATTTCCAAGATGAGGGCACCAGCCTTTCGGCAGAATTCCCAAAATTCACGGCTTGGAATTATTATACCGGCAGCAGAGCAAACGGAACCTATGAGGGTGGGCAGTATGAGGAAGCAAGTAATCTTACTCCCGGATCCCATGCCGGAACCTATACAAATCAAATATCCAATTTCACACCTACAACCCTCAATTTGCCTGATCATCTAGGTACAAATTATGTCCGGGTAAATCGTAGTGGAAGTTCAGGTCATCTTCTTGTTGAATTTGACGGCGATGCCAGCAGAGATTGGCATTTACAGATTTTTACTCGAGCAGGAAGCAATTATGATGGTACAGAAATTACTGTGGACGGCAATGGTGATGCGCTATACGTTTTAAATGATTGGGCCAATTACAGCAGCGTAACCATAAATCCGACGGTGCTAAACACCACCGGATCGAATGCACAGTATATCTTAAATGTAAATCCTATAACAACTCTTGTTTTGTTAGGGGCCGTAACATCGGTTGTGAGTGGATCTGATACATATCCCGATCCTGGCGAAACGGTTTCTCTCACCGTTTCATTTTCGAACTATGGAAATCCTGTTTACAATGCAACCGCTACTTTATCAACTACGAATCCTAATGTGTCCATCGTTGATGGAACCACAGCATCCATTGATATTGCGACCAATGGAACAGCAAGCAACGCAAATGATCCATTTGAAATATCTATCAATTCTGATGCGCCATCAGGTGTTGTAGAGTTTAGCATCAATCTAAGTGGAGGAAGTACGAATTATGTTACCGAAGACTGGTCTATGAATGTTGGTCTTCCGGGAGTGCTACTCGTAGATGATGATAATAGCGGAAGCACACAGGAAGTAATTGTGGATGCACTTGATGCGATGGGATCCTCTTACGAAGTGAAAGACAGGGCATCGAGCGCCATTTCATCAATGAATTTGAATTCAAGAAATTTAGTTATTTGGAACACTGGAAGTGTGAATTCAAGTGCATTGTCGCAGGAAGAACGCAGCGCAATCAAAGGGTTTTTGGATGCCGGTAAATCCTTATTTCTCGTTGGCGATCATTTAGCACAACAGTTGGATGGTACAAATTTATTGAATGACTATTTGAATATGCATTTTGGTGGTACACGCTCTTCTACAACATGGTTAAAAGGCGTTACAGGTGACCCACTTGGAGTTACTTCCTCTAATTGGGCGTTAATTACGGCTGATGCTTCAGGAATTGATTCTGTTGCCACAAAAGGAGATCCAAGAAGCCACATCTCATTTTACATTAATGGTGATGATGATCATGGTGGTATTCTTCGGTATTCATCGGTGGATTATCAAGCAGTATTCGCTTCATTTAAGTTGGATAGGGTGAACGCAACCAATTCGAGCTTTATGGAACCGGTTGATGTTGCTACTAAAATATTGGAATACCTTACATCAGCGGTTTCTTATCCAACTGCCGTTTCGCTCAGCAGTCCTTCGACCGGTACATCCCAAACACTTGAAAACGATGATGATGCGATTGATTTTATCTGGTCCGGTGAAACCTCCGATGTTACGTACACCTTTTATCTTTCTTCTTCAGCGACTAAGATTGATCCCTTATATATAGAGGACAATGTTTCCGGTGGAACTCTGTCCTTAAGTTACCAAGAAATGGTGGACAATTTTGGCTTTGTAGAAAACCAAACAGTTTACTGGGGCGTTTCTTCCGAAAAAGATATGGAAGTTTCCGTTTCAGAATTATCTTCTTTAACCTTTACAGTTAGTCAAAATGTAGGGGTTGAGTCAGGAGGAACGGTTCCGACGGTTTTTTCGGTTGGTTCAAATTATCCAAACCCGTTTAACCCTCAAACGCATTTTGACGTAGGAATTCCTGAAACCGGGTTACTGAAGGCGTCAATTATTGACATGAATGGAAGGGAAGTTTCACTTTTGGCAAATGAGATTTTTCAACCGGGGAATCATCGCTTTACCTGGAATGGGAAGGATAATAATAATTTCGCATCGCCAACGGGAGTGTATATAATCCACATCCGTTACAACGGAGAAATGCGGTCCCAAAAAATAGTTTTATTGAAATAG
- a CDS encoding T9SS type A sorting domain-containing protein: MKSMLNTLLISVVLISNSFAGETSVFKKEHKWDVITRGENTLTLKEGFWTHRLGVNIDARNNRAVYDTISLYKAPTSVESYDDFLGGYQSTGTDSIIMRYHLLTDGIINELHAMILAGGDAEAWIEGPAVQWVDDDGDGVYEAGWYAFPNDVTVGDPPIDATIAPITPFSVGIEFGTSVLANHFTQDGDWEPWLASTGTGWQVVNFAETFGSGVEVTATAMDSPNDEIYIWAGYTATSGNSASPASLYQDGTFHSTEEEGNCPSYSTLHSLGTPSGWYRIISSADDNLYVNHMMQIVVQYDAVPPIIENQAQFSDTFAETRRIWADVVDLDGDAFVCTLMTAIGKADGSSSSANYEMIEDAATAGRYYADVSIDVGDTLSFQVYTEDVTGRGNSGGIGTYVRVSSPISTQMTLLIQDGSIDTLDLYTSGTGLNSILSGSEFTRYYIWNVAERDGIDSSVVNHSTFKTIVKYGWGGSSMAASGTDNNGYAEFLDRGGRILYADMDYFFAAGLGASGSFSSGDFAYDYLGLGSYVNDPDNDGDADNGGYGDVQMTGVTGNAITNNWVSSPYIIDFESIGWPNWGDFLTAKTGGNAVKIFTGNTSYEGTGVTNYDMGSSAPFKTVYFSFPIEAGSGNDWADFTSLLTNAHTWLVGTGGSSAAPTPVTPADGSTITITDANASFDSQSFFLSAGNVSDPDGDMLAIRIDFGGGLAGFTIPPIEKSTVNSFSVSYLDLGTFVGVGNTVTGTWTAVATDGMYDTESSPMNLTIDASGLTQLAVDEPSVVEGFNLHQNYPNPFNPVTKIQFEVANRSIVSVRIVNVLGHEVRSLGSSEVNPGMHSAIWNGTNSLGEKMPSGVYFYEVTAVDPVTGAELFSDVSKMLMLK, encoded by the coding sequence ATGAAATCAATGCTTAACACACTATTAATATCAGTTGTGCTCATTAGCAATTCATTCGCCGGTGAAACATCAGTTTTTAAAAAAGAACATAAATGGGATGTGATAACGCGAGGTGAAAACACACTGACTCTTAAAGAAGGCTTTTGGACACATCGGTTGGGTGTCAATATAGATGCGAGGAATAACCGCGCAGTGTACGATACTATTTCATTATATAAAGCACCAACATCTGTTGAAAGTTACGATGATTTTCTTGGTGGGTACCAAAGCACAGGTACAGACTCGATAATTATGCGGTATCATTTGCTGACAGATGGAATTATTAATGAACTCCATGCTATGATTTTGGCAGGTGGTGATGCAGAAGCATGGATTGAAGGACCTGCTGTGCAATGGGTAGATGATGACGGCGATGGTGTGTATGAAGCTGGTTGGTACGCTTTCCCAAACGATGTAACAGTAGGGGATCCACCAATAGACGCTACGATTGCTCCCATAACTCCTTTTAGTGTTGGCATTGAATTTGGTACCAGTGTACTTGCAAACCATTTTACCCAAGACGGAGATTGGGAACCTTGGCTAGCATCCACAGGCACCGGTTGGCAGGTGGTTAATTTCGCAGAAACATTTGGCAGTGGAGTAGAAGTAACCGCAACTGCAATGGATTCTCCGAATGATGAGATTTATATTTGGGCAGGTTATACTGCTACCAGCGGTAATTCAGCCAGTCCTGCATCGCTTTATCAAGATGGCACATTTCACTCAACCGAAGAAGAGGGGAATTGCCCAAGTTATTCAACGCTTCATTCTCTAGGTACACCATCGGGATGGTACAGAATTATATCATCCGCTGACGATAACCTTTATGTGAACCATATGATGCAGATTGTGGTTCAGTACGATGCGGTTCCACCCATCATAGAAAACCAAGCGCAATTCAGCGATACTTTTGCTGAAACACGACGTATTTGGGCGGACGTTGTAGATCTTGACGGAGATGCTTTTGTTTGTACGCTAATGACTGCAATTGGTAAAGCAGATGGTTCATCCTCAAGTGCAAATTATGAAATGATAGAAGATGCGGCAACTGCCGGTCGATATTACGCCGACGTCAGCATTGATGTAGGCGATACGCTTAGTTTCCAAGTATATACCGAAGATGTAACAGGACGTGGAAATTCGGGTGGTATTGGAACTTATGTTCGAGTTTCTTCTCCTATTTCAACTCAAATGACACTTCTTATTCAGGATGGAAGCATTGATACGCTCGATCTTTATACATCCGGCACTGGTCTAAATTCAATACTGAGTGGTAGCGAATTTACTCGATATTATATATGGAATGTGGCAGAGCGTGATGGGATTGACAGTTCGGTTGTTAATCATTCTACATTTAAAACGATTGTCAAGTATGGCTGGGGAGGTTCATCCATGGCCGCATCCGGTACAGATAATAACGGCTATGCTGAATTTTTAGACAGAGGCGGTCGCATTTTGTATGCGGATATGGATTATTTTTTCGCTGCAGGTTTAGGTGCATCTGGGTCTTTTAGTTCCGGAGATTTTGCTTACGATTATCTCGGCCTCGGGAGTTATGTAAATGATCCTGATAATGATGGGGATGCGGATAACGGCGGATATGGCGATGTTCAAATGACCGGAGTTACCGGGAATGCCATTACCAATAACTGGGTATCAAGCCCGTATATTATTGATTTTGAATCCATTGGGTGGCCCAATTGGGGTGATTTCCTTACAGCAAAAACCGGTGGGAATGCTGTAAAGATTTTTACAGGAAATACGAGCTACGAAGGCACTGGTGTTACCAATTATGATATGGGATCGAGTGCACCATTTAAAACAGTCTATTTTTCATTTCCAATAGAAGCGGGATCTGGAAATGACTGGGCAGATTTTACATCCTTGCTTACCAATGCGCATACATGGCTCGTAGGTACCGGCGGTTCTTCAGCAGCGCCGACGCCTGTTACGCCGGCAGATGGTTCTACAATTACAATCACAGATGCCAATGCATCGTTTGATTCACAATCCTTTTTCCTGAGTGCAGGGAATGTGTCTGATCCGGATGGTGATATGCTTGCAATTCGCATTGATTTTGGTGGAGGGCTCGCTGGGTTTACGATCCCGCCAATTGAAAAATCAACGGTAAACTCATTTAGCGTTTCGTATTTAGATCTGGGTACTTTTGTAGGTGTCGGAAATACCGTTACAGGAACCTGGACAGCCGTTGCAACCGACGGGATGTATGATACGGAATCTTCACCAATGAACCTTACAATTGATGCATCTGGATTAACTCAGTTAGCAGTGGATGAACCAAGTGTAGTTGAAGGATTTAATCTTCATCAGAATTATCCGAACCCATTCAATCCGGTAACCAAGATTCAATTTGAGGTTGCTAATCGTTCGATTGTTTCGGTTCGGATTGTGAACGTATTGGGTCATGAAGTTCGAAGCCTTGGATCTTCAGAGGTCAATCCCGGAATGCATTCTGCCATTTGGAATGGAACTAATTCTCTTGGTGAAAAAATGCCGTCTGGTGTTTATTTTTATGAAGTAACAGCGGTTGATCCAGTAACCGGCGCCGAATTGTTTAGCGACGTGAGCAAAATGCTCATGCTGAAATAG
- a CDS encoding PorV/PorQ family protein, with protein sequence MIQIFLSLLFFALILSPPILFAGQGSAGAKFLQINSFPRAAGLGGTMVARGGLLEGVHYNPASIATLKGFTAIVSHSEYFVDMGYEQFSAAYRTSFGTIAVGMVGLFSGEMEETTELDPLGTGRMFTANDYALHMSFGKKFTDKFSGGWTAKYVIQTIDKLSATNVVFDIGALYNTGLINNLVIGFALRNFGKDMHYSGENLQKQVKLGESDFEEEDVRIEVVSEDYQLPISFELGFSMDFPLPLGAKLTTSLAIRNIVDQAEFSSAGVELNIKDFIILTAGHGNLNSLGYSDPTDAQLNGNMRGFSGGFGVNLEPVFRQKTKLFYGFEDHRYLEPIHSVGVQFQL encoded by the coding sequence ATGATTCAGATATTTCTGTCATTATTGTTTTTTGCACTAATCCTCTCCCCCCCAATTTTGTTTGCAGGGCAGGGCAGCGCTGGTGCCAAATTTTTGCAAATTAATTCCTTTCCAAGGGCCGCAGGTTTGGGTGGTACTATGGTCGCTCGTGGAGGACTACTAGAAGGAGTTCATTACAATCCTGCAAGTATTGCAACGTTAAAAGGATTTACTGCTATCGTTTCCCACTCTGAATATTTTGTAGATATGGGATATGAACAGTTTTCTGCTGCGTATCGAACTTCATTTGGTACCATAGCCGTTGGAATGGTTGGTTTGTTTTCAGGTGAAATGGAAGAAACCACTGAACTTGATCCTCTCGGAACCGGACGAATGTTTACAGCGAATGATTATGCGCTTCATATGTCCTTTGGCAAAAAATTTACGGACAAATTCAGCGGAGGGTGGACTGCAAAATATGTGATCCAGACCATAGACAAATTGAGTGCAACCAATGTAGTTTTTGACATAGGCGCACTCTATAACACAGGACTTATCAATAATTTAGTGATTGGATTTGCGCTCAGAAATTTTGGAAAAGATATGCATTACTCAGGTGAAAATCTACAAAAACAAGTTAAACTCGGTGAAAGTGATTTCGAGGAAGAAGACGTGAGAATAGAGGTAGTTTCAGAAGACTATCAGCTTCCGATTAGTTTTGAACTTGGATTCAGTATGGATTTTCCATTGCCACTGGGTGCTAAGTTGACAACAAGTCTTGCTATTCGTAATATCGTTGATCAGGCGGAATTTTCTTCTGCAGGTGTGGAATTGAATATCAAAGATTTTATCATCCTTACTGCAGGACACGGGAATCTGAATTCTCTGGGGTATTCTGATCCAACTGATGCACAACTTAACGGTAATATGCGTGGATTTTCTGGGGGGTTTGGAGTTAACCTCGAACCTGTATTTAGACAGAAAACAAAACTTTTTTATGGATTTGAAGACCATCGATATCTCGAGCCAATTCACTCGGTCGGGGTTCAATTCCAGCTTTAA
- a CDS encoding TonB-dependent receptor gives MSISLGQSDRIAGKIRGSVMDGSTGDPLIGANVLVLPVESGRGAMSDINGQFVIPNIPAGTYDIQVSYIGYANHTVRDVNIVPGLTVKLNFKLNVEAVGIKAVDVIAQRDQDVVTVKTTTSKIVISGDDMQKMPVSNFTELLANTGGVVEVETGRSSGIHLRGGRSGEVAFFVDGVMTNDPVDRSQGVEIDNEAIESIVITKGGFSVEYGEAMSGVVSIVTKSGSKETYNGSFEHEGDGLFPEGGLNNGYSRTNFSLGGPIPLLKGIMSFYVNGTFLQGDQSYVRSQKLDHSDYSSPQGTFKLTFSPKYSSFNATLSANFDRTERYSYSHGISQGNWLQDYYKTVSGSQRVSLLVQSMLGKNTSWRLNVSYHEPYTDYGSGNNTSYKDFNYISTRLDWVEYAVSKEWYDPRTREWQDITDENGLPVFSEGYISYDQLVGGSSSNAVNLASLSSEFQAFYYYYFKEKDFFNVTSGTWDSEFFKMQAFNERWHDAHRWYIPSNQDTSSFFFDAADSSATLKEFDHREFYSYSTGDEDYQIKYNLYDYNSDLHNGYYWDRDIFNVYNYGPGRPRQHIQQTINRTVEFLLNSQWSLRNNFKFGFNATTNQMMVMDIQFANQNPYFDLFEYKSGSDEYRPLTLAAFAENQFEHEDFVASFGLRWDRFKPNAKAVDQVQLLDEGEINYFDPSTKDQISPRFSLNFSASDMTSIYCNYGYFFQKPEYGDVYQGIVDPAAGLPIIGNPDVEPEKTIQYQVGMVHKFSEKIGIELSAFYKDVINAEAKRIYSTMIDGQIATVTLTEMEDFAKIKGVDIKLRFNRFFNLYGDIEYNYLTAKGTGSSSREYYYLYIFDADRPLPTKEYPLEYDITHTLKANIGYYIPPVGKGMRSLFIGNWDFNVQANFATGRAYTPEDIYGKAMELGSKRMPSTKDLDLIIRKYLGPVSFFVDIRNVFDWENVSYVYPLSGEPDSNGRPPTFEPSLYSRYVGQTNPQTGSVMRSAEEAYAAHLSLWRSLISSPYNYSSPRIVRMGLTLRF, from the coding sequence GTCATCCCTAATATCCCGGCCGGAACCTATGATATTCAAGTTTCATACATTGGGTATGCAAACCACACTGTTCGAGATGTGAATATAGTTCCAGGGTTGACTGTAAAACTCAATTTTAAGCTCAATGTGGAAGCCGTTGGCATTAAGGCTGTGGATGTGATCGCCCAACGGGATCAGGATGTAGTGACTGTTAAAACAACCACATCCAAAATTGTTATTTCTGGCGATGATATGCAAAAAATGCCGGTATCAAATTTTACTGAGCTCCTTGCAAATACCGGAGGTGTAGTCGAAGTTGAAACGGGTCGGTCCAGCGGGATTCACTTGCGTGGAGGGCGCTCCGGTGAAGTAGCCTTTTTTGTAGATGGCGTTATGACGAATGACCCTGTGGATCGTTCGCAAGGTGTGGAAATTGATAATGAAGCGATCGAAAGTATTGTAATTACAAAGGGCGGATTCTCCGTGGAATATGGAGAGGCGATGTCTGGCGTAGTGAGCATTGTTACCAAATCCGGAAGCAAGGAAACATATAACGGTTCGTTTGAACACGAAGGTGATGGGCTTTTTCCAGAAGGTGGTCTTAACAACGGATATTCTAGGACCAATTTCAGTCTTGGCGGGCCGATTCCATTATTAAAAGGTATCATGTCTTTTTATGTTAATGGAACATTCTTACAGGGCGATCAATCATATGTGCGTTCACAAAAGCTTGATCATTCTGATTATTCATCTCCCCAGGGAACTTTTAAATTAACTTTTTCACCAAAGTATTCATCATTTAACGCAACTCTATCCGCAAATTTCGATCGAACCGAACGGTATAGCTATTCTCACGGAATAAGTCAAGGAAATTGGCTTCAGGATTATTATAAAACAGTGTCGGGTAGCCAACGGGTAAGCCTTCTTGTTCAAAGTATGCTTGGCAAAAATACAAGTTGGCGTTTAAATGTTAGTTATCATGAACCGTATACTGATTATGGGTCCGGAAACAATACATCCTATAAAGATTTTAATTATATTTCAACTCGGTTAGACTGGGTGGAATACGCTGTAAGCAAAGAATGGTATGATCCGCGTACGCGTGAGTGGCAGGATATCACTGATGAAAATGGGCTTCCCGTTTTCTCTGAAGGGTATATTTCTTATGACCAATTGGTTGGTGGATCATCATCGAATGCGGTTAACCTTGCTTCACTTTCATCCGAATTTCAGGCGTTTTACTATTATTATTTTAAAGAGAAAGACTTTTTCAATGTAACAAGCGGGACATGGGATTCAGAATTTTTCAAAATGCAGGCTTTTAATGAACGTTGGCATGATGCGCATCGGTGGTACATTCCCTCGAACCAAGATACATCATCATTTTTCTTTGACGCGGCAGATTCATCAGCAACCCTCAAAGAATTTGATCATAGAGAGTTCTATTCCTATTCGACTGGAGATGAAGATTACCAGATAAAGTATAACTTATATGATTATAATTCTGATCTTCATAATGGATATTATTGGGATCGGGATATTTTCAATGTATATAATTATGGACCCGGAAGACCGCGCCAGCACATCCAGCAAACCATAAATAGAACAGTGGAATTTTTACTGAATTCGCAATGGTCACTGAGGAATAATTTTAAATTTGGTTTCAATGCAACCACCAACCAAATGATGGTAATGGATATTCAATTCGCTAATCAGAACCCATACTTTGATTTGTTTGAATACAAGTCTGGAAGCGATGAGTATCGACCGCTTACATTGGCAGCTTTTGCTGAAAACCAATTTGAACATGAAGATTTTGTTGCATCATTCGGACTTAGATGGGATCGGTTTAAACCGAATGCTAAAGCTGTGGACCAAGTACAACTACTCGACGAAGGTGAAATCAACTATTTTGATCCTTCAACAAAAGATCAAATTAGCCCTCGGTTTAGCCTAAACTTTAGCGCATCAGATATGACATCCATTTATTGTAATTACGGATATTTTTTCCAAAAACCAGAGTATGGGGACGTGTATCAGGGAATTGTAGATCCTGCTGCGGGACTCCCCATTATCGGGAATCCTGATGTTGAACCCGAAAAAACAATTCAGTATCAGGTTGGCATGGTTCACAAATTTTCTGAAAAAATCGGAATTGAACTTAGTGCTTTTTATAAAGATGTGATCAATGCGGAAGCAAAACGAATTTATAGCACCATGATTGATGGTCAGATTGCAACCGTAACGCTGACAGAGATGGAAGATTTTGCAAAGATTAAGGGTGTTGATATTAAATTGCGTTTCAATCGTTTCTTTAATTTATATGGAGACATCGAATACAATTACCTCACTGCAAAAGGGACGGGCTCGAGCAGCAGAGAATATTATTACCTCTATATTTTTGATGCGGACAGACCGTTACCTACAAAAGAATATCCACTGGAATACGATATTACGCATACGTTAAAAGCCAACATCGGCTATTATATTCCCCCGGTTGGGAAAGGAATGCGATCTTTATTCATTGGCAACTGGGATTTCAATGTTCAGGCGAATTTTGCCACGGGACGCGCTTACACACCGGAAGATATATATGGAAAAGCTATGGAGTTGGGATCTAAACGAATGCCATCAACCAAAGACCTTGACCTCATTATCAGAAAATATTTAGGGCCGGTCAGCTTTTTTGTTGACATTCGGAATGTTTTTGATTGGGAAAATGTTTCTTATGTTTATCCATTAAGTGGCGAACCAGATTCTAATGGACGGCCACCAACGTTTGAACCAAGTTTATATAGTAGATATGTAGGTCAAACCAATCCACAGACCGGATCTGTAATGCGTTCCGCTGAAGAAGCGTATGCAGCGCATCTATCACTCTGGAGAAGTCTGATAAGTAGCCCTTACAATTATTCTAGTCCACGTATTGTTCGGATGGGACTCACCCTCAGATTCTAA